The Pollutimonas sp. M17 sequence GACTCCCATGACGGCGCACAACCCCTACAAAATGCCTTTTCTAATGCCGGTGGACCGGTTTGCGGAAAAAGCGGTTGCGGCCATCGACAAAGGCGTGTCGTACAAGGTGATTCCCTGGCAAATGGCCTGGGTGGCCCGCTTGCTGCGCCTGGTGCCCGACCGGCTTTACGACCATTTCTCCTTCCGGCGCAAGCGCAAGCCCAGGCTGCATGAGTAGCCAGGTTTTTTGTCTAGGGCTGTGCCGTTGCGTTGAAATCGGCGTCTCCATCGACATAGAACCACAGGCCGTCTTCGCGGACGAAGCGGCTGCGTTCATGCAGACGGCGAGCCTTGCCGGCTTCCCGATAGCGCGCCGTAAAGACGACCTCGGCTCTTGAGGCGTCCAGTGGGGTGTGGCTTTCCACCTTCAATCCCAGCCAGCGTATGCCGTGCGCTTCGCCCGGCGGCGGCAGGTCCAGACTGGCCGGCCGGGTCGAGGGATGCCAGCTTGCCAGCAGATAGGCTTCCCGGCCCAGCGCATAGGCGGTGTAGCGGGACCGCATCAGGCGCTCGGCGTCGGGCGCGGGCGCATGGCCGTCTATAAAGGGCTGGCAGCAGGCGGAATAGGGAAGGCCAGGCGCCTGGCCGCCGCAAGGGCAGGTAGCAGCCGTGCCAGGCTTGCCGTGCTTCACGAAAGACCCCGCTTCCTGTTTTCCCCGACGCTAGATGACATCGTCCAGCGCCGCCAGGTCCAGGTGTTCGGTTTGCCCCCAGGCATGCATGCGCCAGCGTTTGTCGCCGTCGATGGCGAACTGGTTGATGCTGGCGTTCAGGATGGGGTCCGGCCGGACGGCATCCAGCGCCAGGCCGTTGGCCAGGCGCCAGGCGATGTCGATGACGCCTCCGTGCGAGAACACCATGATGTTCTTGCCCTGATGATCCTGGGCCAGGGTCTCGAAGGCCTGGGCAATGCGCGAGGAAAAAACCTTCAGGGATTCGCCCTGTTCTATCGACTGGTCGGGATCGCGGAAATTCACGCGGGGGCCGCCTTCCTGCTCGCCGTTCAGCAGCGCCCAGTCCCGCCCTTCGTAGATGCCGTAGCAGCGTTCGCGCAGGCCCGCGTGGCGCTCTATGGGCAGGCCGAAATGGCCGGCCGCGCTGCATGCGGTTTCGTAGGCCCGCCCAAGGTCGCTGGCGACCACCAGGTCGATCTTCTGGCCGAAAGCCGGCGACCGCAGGTAATCGCCCAGCTGCCTGGCCTGCTGGATGCCGACGGCGCTGAGCGGAATATCCAGCCAGCCCTGAAGCCGCCTGTCCGCATTCCATTGGGTCTCGCCGTGGCGTATCAGCCAGAATCGGGTGGTATTCACGTCATGCACTCGCTTGATAAGGTAAAGAGGGGTCGTTGCCGATACGACAGTATATTAAGTGTTGCAGTTCGATGCCCCGCGCCCGTACACTCTCGCCTCAGTAAAACAACAATTCGATTCCATAAAGGGCGCGTATCCTATGTCGAACACTTATTTTCCACGCTGGCGCAAGGTACAGGGCGGCGCCAGCGGCGTCGTCGTGCAGCCGGACGAATGCATGTCGTGGCCGCAGAACATCGCCATGGGCGCCCAGCACGTCGTGGCCATGTTCGGTTCGACGATACTGGCTCCCCTGCTGATGGGCTTCGATCCGAATGTCGCCATCCTGATGTCGGGCATCGGCACGCTGATCTTCTTTCTTTTCGTCGGCGGCCGCGTGCCCAGCTACCTGGGCTCGAGCTTTGCCTTCATCGGCGGCGTCATCGCGGTGACCGGCTATGCCGGCGCCGGCGCCAACGGCAATATCGGCGTGGCGCTGGGCGCCATCATTGCCTGCGGTTTCGTTTATACCCTGATCGGCCTTGCAGTGTGGTGGATGAACGCGCGTTCCGGCGGCGCCACCCAATGGATCGATACCTGGATGCCGCCCGTCGTGACCGGCGCCATCGTGGCGGTCATCGGCCTGAACCTGGCGCCCATCGCCGCCAAGGGCGCCATGGGCGGCACCACTTTCGATGCCCTGATGGCGCTCATGACGGTGCTGTGCGTCGGCGGGATCGCGGTCTATACGCGCGGCACGACCCAGCGCCTGCTGATCCTGGTCGGGCTGCTGCTGGCCTGCGTCATCTATGCCTTGTTCACCAATGTGCTGGGCATGGGCAAGCCCATCGACTTCAGCGGGGTGGCCCATGCCCCCTGGCTGGGGCTGCCGCAATTCGCGGCGCCTGTTTTCGAACTGCACGCCATGAGCGTGATCGTGCCGGTGGCCATCATCCTGGTGGCCGAGAACCTGGGCCACATCAAGGCGGTCAGCGCCATGACCGGCAAGAACCTGGACGTCTACCTGGGCCGGGCCTTCGTGGGCGACGGCGTGGCCACCATGGTGTCGGGAGCGGTCGGCGGCACGGGG is a genomic window containing:
- a CDS encoding YchJ family protein, with product MKHGKPGTAATCPCGGQAPGLPYSACCQPFIDGHAPAPDAERLMRSRYTAYALGREAYLLASWHPSTRPASLDLPPPGEAHGIRWLGLKVESHTPLDASRAEVVFTARYREAGKARRLHERSRFVREDGLWFYVDGDADFNATAQP
- a CDS encoding histidine phosphatase family protein, with the translated sequence MNTTRFWLIRHGETQWNADRRLQGWLDIPLSAVGIQQARQLGDYLRSPAFGQKIDLVVASDLGRAYETACSAAGHFGLPIERHAGLRERCYGIYEGRDWALLNGEQEGGPRVNFRDPDQSIEQGESLKVFSSRIAQAFETLAQDHQGKNIMVFSHGGVIDIAWRLANGLALDAVRPDPILNASINQFAIDGDKRWRMHAWGQTEHLDLAALDDVI
- a CDS encoding uracil-xanthine permease family protein, which codes for MSNTYFPRWRKVQGGASGVVVQPDECMSWPQNIAMGAQHVVAMFGSTILAPLLMGFDPNVAILMSGIGTLIFFLFVGGRVPSYLGSSFAFIGGVIAVTGYAGAGANGNIGVALGAIIACGFVYTLIGLAVWWMNARSGGATQWIDTWMPPVVTGAIVAVIGLNLAPIAAKGAMGGTTFDALMALMTVLCVGGIAVYTRGTTQRLLILVGLLLACVIYALFTNVLGMGKPIDFSGVAHAPWLGLPQFAAPVFELHAMSVIVPVAIILVAENLGHIKAVSAMTGKNLDVYLGRAFVGDGVATMVSGAVGGTGVTTYAENIGVMTVTRIYSTLVFVVAACIAILLGFSPKFGALIQIIPGPVLGGMSVVVFGLIAVAGARIWVVNQVDFSDNRNLIVAAVTLVLGAGNFSIQFGAFKLDGIGTATFGAIILYALLRIGVPTRGVAK